The Arctopsyche grandis isolate Sample6627 chromosome 7, ASM5162203v2, whole genome shotgun sequence genome includes a window with the following:
- the LOC143914677 gene encoding uncharacterized protein LOC143914677 — MENSNHSKIINEIRKRPRLWNRYHKKQSKEWTKIACILGLSVDVVKKHWMMQRAKFFRELRRSQKTDKERKISFITNKAFKSLGFLLRSTKPFNDPYVLKLLYFSFVRSHLEFASIIWSPFYLSHINCIEKVQLKFIKSLRYLFPTYTHSTVSDILKILSFNNLSVRRRHSDAIFFFKLINGFLDCSDLLNKVNFRIPVRYPRRIALFSLDPFNTNSQKYFYLQRVYRMFNGELNEVDLFGISLHQFRSNIKRILTD; from the exons ATGGAAAACTCGAATCATTCTAAAATCATTAATGAAATTCGGAAGAGGCCTCGACTGTGGAACAgatatcataaaaaacaatctaAAGAATGGACTAAAATCGCTTGTATTTTAGGACTAAGTG TGGATGTTGTAAAGAAACACTGGATGATGCAACGTGCAAAGTTTTTCAGGGAATTGAGAAGGTCTCAAAAAACGGACAAGGAAcgtaaaatttcttttattaccaacaaagcatttaaatctcttggattcctactccgctcaacaaaaccctttaatgatccttacgtactaaaattactttatttttcctttgtaaggtctcaccttgaatttgcctcaattatctggtcacctttttatttatcccatattaattgtattgagaaagttcaacttaaatttattaaatccttacgctacctttttcctacctatacccattctactgtttccgacattttaaaaatcctttcttttaacaatctttctgtcaggcgacgacattctgatgctatattcttctttaagctcataaatggtttccttgattgttctgatttactgaataaggttaatttcagaatcccagttcgataccctagacgcattgcactcttttcacttgatcctttcaatactaattcccaaaaatatttttatctgcagcgcgtttatcgtatgtttaacggagagctgaatgaggttgatctgtttggtatttccctacatcaattcaggtctaacatcaagagaatcttgaccgattga
- the JTBR gene encoding jumping translocation breakpoint protein JTBR, with translation MIETCPKKCMLIGTVTLVLLTVFVLILESQLASESVLPSSASQRNKQFPTENNSTCWQHQEYTLVSECHPCTAYEIKSKSIGVCIHTHYKEVLRCKSGEIVTRSCDRVAYLEETAFWKFMAWSFIIGAISSLAVMFRIRFLNRKALHRAHLQLANGIS, from the exons ATGATTGAAACCTGCCCTAAAAAATGTATGCTCATTGGCACTGTAACTTTAGTATT gttgACAGTATTTGTACTAATTTTGGAATCTCAATTAGCATCAGAAAGTGTATTGCCTTCGAGTGCTTCACAAAGAAATAAACAGTTTCCCACTGAAAATAATTCAACTTGTTGGCAACATCAAGAATATACACTAGTTTCTGAATGTCATCCTTGTACAG cttatgaaattaaaagtaaaagtaTTGGAGTTTGCATTCACACACATTACAAAGAAGTATTAAGATGTAAAAGTGGAGAAATCGTAACGAGGAG TTGTGATAGGGTTGCATATTTAGAAGAAACGGCATTTTGGAAATTTATGGCATGGTCTTTTATAATCGGGGCAATTTCATCGTTGGCTGTAATGTTCAGGATACGCTTTCTCAACCGAAAGGCACTCCATCGAGCTCACTTGCAATTGGCGAACGGAATATCATAA
- the LOC143914865 gene encoding thymidine kinase 2, mitochondrial-like: protein MSKVLLQNKMLPKNRPFRVSVEGNIGSGKSTCLNFFKQWDKVEIHPEPIDKWRNLNGHNLFGLVYNDLSKYNFAFQHYVQLTRLQIQTSPPASEKTEVKMFERSVQNNRYCFVENAHKSKFLADCEYEVLKAWYDWIENNVDISLDLIVYLRSTPEVVWHRMVKRGRTEENAVPLDYLKEIHSFYEQWLNSPEKVKCKIITIDADKDLENVLEQITYHSSAILGGKINDQES, encoded by the exons ATGTCAAAAGTTCTCTTACAAAACAAAATGCTTCCCAAAAATAGGCCATTCAGAGTATCAGTTGAAGGAAACATAGGATCTGGTAAATCTACATGCCTTAACTTTTTCAAACAGTGGGACAAAGTTGAAATTCATCCA GAACCAATTGATAAATGGAGAAATTTAAACGGTCACAATCTGTTTGGATTGGTATATAACGATCTGTCCAAATATAATTTTGCATTTCAACACTATGTGCAACTGACCAGGTTGCAAATACAAaccagtcctccagcttctgaAAAAACTGaagtaaaaatgtttgaaaG ATCTGTCCAAAATAACCGATATTGTTTCGTTGAAAATGCACATAAAAGTAAGTTCCTCGCAGATTGTGAATATGAAGTGTTGAAGGCTTGGTATGACTGGATTGAAAATAACGTCGACATTTCACTTGACCTCATCG TTTATCTTCGAAGCACTCCTGAAGTTGTTTGGCATAGAATGGTGAAGCGAGGTCGAACTGAAGAAAATGCTGTACCACTCGACTACCTCAAAGAA ATACATTCATTCTATGAACAATGGCTAAATTCACCTGAAAAGgtaaaatgcaaaattataaCCATAGACGCTGATAAAGATTTAGAAAACGTTCTTGAACAAATTACGTATCATTCGAGCGCAATTTTAGGTggaaaaataaatgatcaagAATCTTGA
- the LOC143914928 gene encoding hexosaminidase D-like, translating into MDPLTLGSHRLIHLDLKGAPPKISYIEKLFPILRDWGATGILLEWEDTFPYMKDLKPLGGLSESSFATGAPYTFVEARQILDIAAECGLSVIPLVQTLGHMEFVLKYPEWSGLRELENFPSSMCPSQPEALPLVRNMLRQVIALHRPSELQYIHIGADEVWHMGLCVNCSRRASESKYGKAVLFLEHITAIARFLKETHPHIKVIMWDDMLRNLETNILQEYEMGSLVEPMVWHYNAREHFQLGPPLWDKFSCVFPRIWAASAFKGATGSCQLLPVIKHHVSNHEAWLSEIEQHGSKIQKFVGIAFTGWSRYDHYATLCELLPVSLPSLMACLKVWFGNGHYHGSSLVRRNHSTLMQETEFPGWQIFGGVTAFLNIRDRYRFIAFGDQVQTWLNPWQVQNRYTNPMQIQSLIPNVNELLNELHSLELYMRNNLDQIFFKSTVDEWIGSNISPIKCHLQQIKSDTEFQLSLGCCIKGIKKLQ; encoded by the exons ATGGATCCGCTCACACTCGGCTCTCACAG GTTGATCCACTTGGACTTGAAAGGTGCTCCACCCAAAATATCGTACATAGAAAAG CTTTTTCCAATATTGAGGGATTGGGGTGCCACTGGAATACTGTTAGAATGGGAGGACACATTCCCTTATATGAAGGATTTGAAACCTTTGGGTGGTTTGTCGGAGAGTTCATTTGCTACAGGTGCACCGTATACTTTTGTAGAAGCCCGGCAAATTCTCGATATCGCTGCTGAATGCGGCTTGTCTGTG ATTCCACTGGTGCAAACATTGGGTCATATGGAATTCGTGCTGAAGTATCCTGAATGGAGTGGGTTACGAGAGTTAGAGAATTTTCCAAGTTCCATGTGTCCGTCGCAACCTGAAGCTCTGCCGCTGGTGAGGAATATGCTGCGTCAAGTTATAGCGTTGCATCGTCCGTCTGAATTGCAGTATATTCATATCGGAGCTGATGAA GTTTGGCATATGGGACTGTGTGTGAATTGTTCACGTAGAGCGTCCGAAAGTAAATACGGAAAGGCAGTACTCTTTTTAGAACACATTACAGCTATAGCTCGGTTTTTGAAAGAAACACACCCACATATTAAAGTTATAATGTGGGATGACATGTTGAGAAATCTAGAAACAAATATTTTACAGG agtATGAAATGGGATCATTAGTTGAACCTATGGTTTGGCATTATAATGCTAGGGAGCATTTCCAATTAGGACCTCCATTATGGGATAAATTTAGTTGTGTGTTTCCAAGAATTTGGGCAGCGTCAGCGTTTAAAGGAGCAACTGGCAGTTGCCAG ttgTTGCCTGTAATCAAACATCATGTTAGCAATCATGAAGCTTGGTTAAGTGAAATCGAACAGCATGgaagtaaaattcaaaaatttgtcgGAATTGCATTCACGGGCTGGTCCAG ATATGATCATTATGCAACATTGTGTGAACTGTTACCGGTAAGTTTGCCGAGTTTGATGGCGTGTTTGAAGGTCTGGTTCGGTAATGGGCATTACCATGGCTCATCACTAGTGCGACGAAATCATTCAACGCTGATGCAAGAAACCGAATTCCCCGGTTGGCAAATTTTTGGTGGTGTTACGGCGTTTTTGAATATACGCGATCGTTATCGTTTCATTGCTTTCGGAGATCA GGTTCAAACTTGGCTGAATCCGTGGCAGGTCCAAAATAGATATACAAACCCGATGCAAATTCAAAGTCTAATCCCGAACGTGAACGA ACTGTTAAATGAGCTTCATTCTTTGGAACTTTATATGAGGAATAATTtggatcaaatattttttaaatcaaccgtaGACGAGTGGATTGGTTCTAATATCTCACCGATTAAATGTCATCTTCAACAAATCAAATCTGATACTGAATTTCAATTAAGCTTAGGTTGTTGCATTAAGGGTATTAAAAAGTTACAATGA